The Amphiura filiformis unplaced genomic scaffold, Afil_fr2py scaffold_38, whole genome shotgun sequence genome has a window encoding:
- the LOC140144060 gene encoding uncharacterized protein, translating to MMSFTSAVATFSVVITVSLSLSPNPNTTPNTTPPMSPTEPATTTSNAEKYEQPDASMPTCKTCCHGLPGPPGVPGVPGSLGTYGMPGPRGKSGLPGDPGLRGERGFKGLPGEAGVAGPVGPVGPTGLDGVKGLPGIAGPSGPSGSIGPRGYTGRSGRPGFYGQKGERGYPGTPARQQRKVAFSVSLTDSFSVDMPSGRIIVFDEIFTNIGEGFNISDGKFKCPVPGVYVFMYNIGLQEDQLNIGLMKNGERMSTVYSTRRAADEHGQMSSGLILPLVYGDAVWIEFLDENGRQIYSDQSRVTNWSGFLL from the coding sequence ATGATGTCTTTTACTTCGGCCGTTGCTACCTTCTCAGTTGTGATTACCGTCTCATTGTCACTCTCGCCAAACCCAAACACGACACCAAACACGACGCCGCCAATGTCACCGACTGAACCAGCAACGACAACTTCAAATGCCGAAAAGTACGAGCAGCCCGACGCAAGTATGCCTACTTGTAAAACATGCTGCCATGGCTTGCCTGGTCCGCCGGGCGTTCCGGGGGTGCCCGGGTCATTAGGAACGTATGGAATGCCAGGCCCAAGAGGAAAATCCGGTCTTCCCGGTGACCCCGGATTAAGAGGAGAACGAGGCTTCAAAGGCTTGCCCGGTGAAGCCGGTGTGGCCGGACCAGTCGGCCCTGTGGGACCCACTGGTTTAGACGGAGTAAAAGGCTTGCCCGGAATTGCCGGTCCGTCCGGTCCGTCCGGCTCTATAGGACCCCGGGGTTACACAGGAAGATCTGGAAGGCCAGGTTTTTACGGTCAGAAGGGAGAGCGCGGATATCCTGGAACACCAGCACGGCAGCAACGTAAAGTGGCATTCAGCGTTTCTTTGACGGACAGCTTTTCGGTTGATATGCCTAGTGGGCGTATTATTGTGTTTGACGAGATCTTCACGAACATAGGCGAAGGTTTCAATATTTCGGATGGAAAATTCAAATGCCCAGTACCTGGAGTCTATGTATTCATGTATAATATAGGCCTCCAAGAAGATCAGCTAAATATTGGTTTGATGAAGAATGGCGAACGGATGTCAACGGTGTACAGCACTCGTCGAGCTGCCGACGAACACGGACAAATGAGTAGCGGGCTCATCCTGCCACTAGTCTATGGCGATGCAGTCTGGATAGAATTCCTTGATGAAAATGGAAGGCAAATATATAGTGACCAAAGTCGAGTTACAAATTGGTCTGGGTTTCTGTTGTAA